The proteins below are encoded in one region of Paraburkholderia aromaticivorans:
- a CDS encoding CsbD family protein: MDTNSAANTAEGAVKEVAGKVQGAVGDVLGDTGTQLAGKAKELSGKAQQLAASTTSLVRETTAESPFTAIAVVALAGFVAGALWAHGAAGRDYRR, from the coding sequence ATGGACACCAATTCGGCAGCTAACACAGCGGAAGGCGCAGTCAAGGAAGTCGCGGGCAAGGTTCAGGGCGCGGTCGGCGACGTGCTGGGCGATACCGGCACGCAACTGGCCGGCAAGGCGAAAGAGCTCAGTGGCAAGGCCCAGCAACTGGCCGCGAGCACAACGAGTCTCGTGCGTGAGACCACGGCGGAAAGCCCCTTCACCGCGATCGCGGTAGTCGCGCTCGCCGGTTTCGTGGCTGGCGCGCTGTGGGCACACGGTGCTGCGGGACGCGACTATCGCCGTTAA
- a CDS encoding 2Fe-2S iron-sulfur cluster-binding protein, whose protein sequence is MSTHNESQDQGDASAATPPKPSRRRFLQSAAAAATVGAAPHLRAQTQTPTAPPAQVQQAVPPRPVTLTVNGRAYTLQLEPRVTLLDALREYAGLMGTKKGCDRGQCGACTVLADGRRINSCLTLAVMHEGETITTVEGLAANGALSPMQRAFIEHDAFQCGYCTPGQLCSATALLNEFRNGTASTVTADVRSRPAQLSDDEIRERMSGNICRCGAYANIVAAVRAVHEGGGPNSGNNTPNA, encoded by the coding sequence ATGTCCACGCATAACGAAAGTCAGGATCAGGGCGACGCCTCCGCCGCCACCCCACCCAAACCTTCACGCCGCCGCTTTCTTCAATCCGCTGCCGCTGCCGCCACGGTCGGCGCGGCGCCGCATTTGCGCGCGCAAACCCAAACCCCAACCGCGCCACCGGCTCAGGTTCAGCAAGCCGTGCCGCCGCGTCCGGTCACGCTGACGGTGAACGGCCGCGCGTACACGCTGCAACTCGAGCCGCGCGTGACCTTGCTCGATGCGTTGCGGGAATACGCGGGCCTGATGGGCACGAAGAAGGGCTGTGATCGCGGACAGTGCGGCGCATGCACGGTGCTCGCCGATGGCCGCCGCATCAACTCCTGTTTGACACTCGCCGTGATGCATGAGGGCGAGACCATCACCACGGTTGAAGGGCTTGCCGCCAACGGCGCATTGAGTCCGATGCAGCGCGCATTCATTGAACACGATGCCTTTCAATGCGGTTACTGTACGCCCGGGCAGTTGTGTTCCGCGACTGCCCTTCTAAACGAATTCCGCAACGGCACCGCCAGCACCGTCACGGCCGATGTCCGCAGCCGCCCCGCCCAACTCTCCGACGACGAAATCCGCGAACGCATGAGCGGCAATATTTGCCGCTGCGGCGCCTACGCGAATATCGTGGCCGCCGTACGCGCGGTGCACGAAGGCGGCGGACCGAACAGCGGCAACAACACCCCCAACGCCTGA
- a CDS encoding D-(-)-3-hydroxybutyrate oligomer hydrolase has product MMAVAVVLTACHGGNDDNSPPPANTLPSFITASSVKTQAYDGNTDDLLTAGLGKTGLALATAPAIANAAQPTAAELRRLAIWANYRALVDMTANGGYGRFWGPNVDLNGNDTLGEGKIAGKEYLAFADDGSGTQNVTMLVQIPASFNADQPCIVTATSSGSRGVYGAISAAGEWGLKRGCAVAYTDKGSGNGAHELSSNRVTLIDGTLQDATAAGKTSLFTANLGNTDLASYNSQFANRYAFKHAHSQQNPEKDWGNNTLQAIQFAYWALNDSYGALDGSTRTVRYASGSITTIAASVSNGGGASLAAAEQDTSGLITAVVVGEPQINLRLPAQVSVAQGGVPVGAFGKPLADYMTLANQLQPCAALAPAAAGAPYLTALPLAATTAIRTARCASLAAAGVIAGGNVTAQALNALTLLHQNGYQTDSDLLQAPMWDSQAVPAVAVTYADAYARASVTANLCDFSFGTTSSTGVAGVTPAVSPMLTVFGNGNGVPPTNGINLVFNSGGGAADHRLATPDGSYAGASCLRTLWTNGTLTNSVEAIRVNANLHGKPAIIVQGRADALVPINHASRPYLGLNQLSEGGASKLSFYEVTNAQHFDAFLGVAGFDSRFVPLHYYNIQALNLMWSHLKSGTPLPPSQVIHTVPRGGTAGAAPALTTANLPSIAASPGINAITVTNGAVNVPN; this is encoded by the coding sequence ATGATGGCCGTGGCAGTCGTGCTGACTGCCTGCCACGGCGGCAATGACGATAATTCGCCGCCGCCAGCGAACACGCTGCCGAGTTTCATTACTGCCTCCTCGGTGAAAACCCAGGCTTACGACGGTAATACCGACGACCTGCTCACCGCCGGTCTCGGCAAAACCGGCCTCGCATTGGCCACGGCGCCAGCCATTGCCAACGCTGCGCAACCTACCGCCGCCGAACTCCGGCGCCTCGCCATCTGGGCGAACTATCGCGCGCTCGTCGACATGACGGCGAACGGTGGCTACGGACGCTTCTGGGGGCCGAACGTCGACCTGAACGGCAACGACACGCTCGGCGAAGGCAAGATCGCCGGCAAGGAATACCTCGCTTTTGCCGACGACGGCAGCGGCACGCAGAACGTCACCATGCTGGTGCAGATACCGGCGAGCTTCAATGCTGATCAGCCGTGTATTGTCACGGCAACGTCATCCGGTTCGCGTGGCGTGTACGGCGCGATTTCCGCAGCCGGCGAGTGGGGCCTCAAGCGCGGTTGCGCGGTGGCGTACACCGATAAAGGCAGCGGCAATGGCGCGCATGAACTGTCGTCCAATCGGGTCACACTGATCGACGGCACCTTGCAGGATGCCACTGCCGCGGGCAAGACCAGTCTCTTCACGGCTAACCTCGGCAATACCGATCTCGCGTCTTACAACAGCCAGTTTGCGAATCGCTACGCGTTCAAGCATGCGCACTCGCAGCAGAATCCCGAAAAGGATTGGGGCAACAATACGTTGCAGGCGATCCAGTTCGCGTACTGGGCGCTCAACGATTCGTATGGCGCGCTCGACGGTTCGACCCGCACCGTGCGTTACGCGAGCGGCAGCATCACGACTATCGCGGCTTCGGTAAGTAATGGCGGCGGCGCGTCGCTCGCGGCGGCGGAACAGGACACGTCCGGTTTGATCACCGCGGTCGTCGTGGGTGAGCCGCAGATCAATTTGCGCTTGCCCGCGCAGGTGTCGGTGGCTCAGGGCGGCGTGCCCGTCGGTGCATTCGGCAAGCCGCTCGCGGACTACATGACGCTCGCCAACCAACTGCAACCGTGCGCGGCGCTCGCGCCCGCCGCAGCCGGCGCGCCGTATCTGACGGCACTCCCGCTCGCCGCGACCACGGCGATTCGCACCGCACGCTGCGCGTCGCTGGCAGCCGCCGGCGTGATCGCGGGTGGAAATGTGACGGCCCAGGCGCTCAACGCGCTGACGCTGCTGCATCAGAACGGTTACCAGACCGACTCCGACCTGCTGCAAGCGCCGATGTGGGACTCGCAAGCGGTGCCGGCTGTCGCGGTGACCTACGCGGATGCGTACGCGAGAGCGAGCGTCACCGCCAACCTCTGCGACTTCAGCTTCGGCACGACGAGTTCGACGGGAGTCGCCGGCGTGACGCCTGCCGTGTCGCCGATGCTCACGGTGTTCGGCAATGGCAACGGGGTGCCGCCGACCAACGGCATCAACCTCGTCTTCAACTCGGGCGGCGGAGCGGCGGACCACCGGCTGGCGACCCCCGACGGCAGTTACGCGGGTGCCTCCTGCCTGCGTACGCTGTGGACCAACGGCACGCTGACCAACAGCGTCGAGGCCATTCGCGTGAATGCGAATCTGCATGGCAAACCCGCCATCATCGTGCAGGGCCGCGCGGATGCGCTGGTGCCGATCAACCACGCGTCGCGGCCGTATCTCGGCCTGAATCAATTGAGCGAAGGCGGCGCGAGCAAGCTGTCGTTCTACGAAGTGACGAACGCCCAGCATTTCGATGCGTTCCTCGGCGTGGCGGGTTTCGATTCGCGCTTCGTGCCGCTGCATTACTACAACATTCAGGCGCTCAATCTGATGTGGAGTCATCTGAAGAGCGGTACGCCGCTGCCGCCGTCGCAGGTGATTCACACGGTGCCGCGCGGCGGCACGGCCGGCGCCGCGCCCGCGCTGACCACGGCCAATCTGCCGTCGATCGCGGCGAGTCCGGGCATCAATGCAATCACGGTGACTAATGGCGCGGTGAACGTGCCGAACTGA
- a CDS encoding exodeoxyribonuclease III has protein sequence MARLRIATFNINGIRSRLPALLHWLEREAPDIVCLQELKAVDSAFPVEQLRDAGYSAIWQGQSAWNGVAILSKGEAPLESRRGLPGFEDDTHSRYLEAAVGGVLVACLYLPNGNPQPGPKFDYKLAWFDHFIKHAAKLYKSAHPVVLAGDFNVVPTDEDIYNPRSWLKDALLQPESRERYQRLLAQGWTDALRTHVGDERVYTFWDYFRRHWDTNSGLRIDHLLLSADLAPRLRDAGVDRWVRGEPHASDHAPTWVELEMGAGRRKKSGA, from the coding sequence GTGGCCCGGCTTCGAATCGCGACCTTCAACATCAACGGTATCCGCTCGCGCCTGCCGGCGCTGCTGCATTGGCTCGAACGCGAGGCGCCCGACATTGTCTGTCTGCAGGAACTCAAAGCGGTGGACAGCGCGTTTCCCGTCGAGCAACTGCGCGATGCGGGCTACAGCGCGATCTGGCAAGGGCAGAGCGCATGGAACGGCGTGGCGATCCTGTCCAAAGGCGAAGCGCCGCTGGAGAGCCGTCGCGGCCTGCCCGGTTTCGAGGACGACACGCACAGCCGCTACCTCGAAGCAGCTGTCGGCGGCGTGCTGGTGGCGTGCCTCTATCTGCCGAACGGCAATCCGCAACCGGGCCCCAAGTTCGACTACAAGCTGGCGTGGTTCGACCATTTCATCAAGCACGCGGCGAAGCTATACAAGAGCGCCCATCCGGTCGTGCTGGCCGGCGACTTCAACGTGGTTCCCACCGACGAAGACATCTACAACCCCCGTTCCTGGCTGAAGGACGCGCTACTGCAACCCGAGAGCCGCGAGCGTTACCAGCGGCTGCTCGCGCAAGGCTGGACCGACGCGCTGCGAACGCATGTCGGCGACGAGCGCGTCTACACCTTCTGGGACTATTTCCGCCGGCATTGGGACACGAACTCCGGCTTGCGCATCGACCATCTGCTGCTGAGCGCCGACCTCGCGCCGCGCTTGCGCGATGCGGGCGTCGACCGCTGGGTGCGGGGCGAGCCGCACGCGAGCGATCATGCGCCGACGTGGGTCGAATTGGAGATGGGCGCGGGGCGCCGCAAGAAAAGCGGCGCGTAA
- a CDS encoding FAD binding domain-containing protein has protein sequence MDAISYERAGDVAGAVRAAQQPGAVFIGGGTNLLDLMKGGVARPMRLIDITHIRGLDTITTLPDGGIRLGALVRNSDAANHALVREQYPLLSQAFLAGASSQLRNMATVGGNLLQRTRCGYFYDTAFTQCNKRMPGSGCAALDGHNRTHAILGASPQCIAVNPSDMSVALAALDAVVRVSGPAGERTIAFADFHRLPGDRPDVDTTLQSGELITAVDLPPPIFSANSHYLKVRDRASYAFALVSVAAALQMDGGRVKTARIALGGVAHKPWRASVAEQMLNGQPLTQATLSNAAAAALSEARPQHDNRFKVQLAQRAIVRAVNQAAGRAGGVA, from the coding sequence ATGGATGCGATCTCTTATGAACGCGCCGGCGATGTCGCCGGCGCAGTGCGGGCGGCGCAGCAGCCGGGAGCGGTGTTCATCGGCGGCGGCACCAATCTGCTCGATCTGATGAAAGGCGGCGTAGCGCGGCCGATGCGGCTGATCGATATCACGCATATCCGCGGACTCGATACGATCACGACGCTGCCTGACGGCGGCATCCGACTCGGCGCGCTGGTGCGCAATAGCGATGCGGCCAACCACGCGCTGGTGCGCGAGCAATACCCGTTGCTCTCGCAGGCATTTCTGGCGGGCGCGTCGTCGCAACTACGCAATATGGCGACGGTCGGCGGCAACCTGCTGCAACGGACCCGTTGCGGCTATTTCTACGACACGGCCTTCACGCAGTGCAACAAGCGCATGCCGGGCAGTGGTTGCGCAGCGCTCGACGGCCACAATCGCACGCACGCGATTCTCGGCGCGAGTCCGCAATGCATCGCCGTGAATCCGTCGGATATGAGCGTGGCGCTCGCCGCGCTCGATGCGGTGGTACGCGTGAGCGGCCCCGCAGGCGAGCGGACCATTGCGTTCGCCGACTTTCACCGGCTTCCCGGTGACCGGCCCGACGTCGATACCACCTTGCAGTCCGGCGAACTGATTACTGCGGTCGATCTGCCGCCGCCAATCTTCAGCGCGAACTCCCATTATCTGAAAGTGCGTGACCGCGCCAGTTACGCATTCGCGCTGGTCTCGGTTGCTGCCGCATTGCAGATGGACGGCGGCCGCGTGAAGACCGCGCGCATCGCATTGGGCGGCGTTGCGCACAAGCCGTGGCGCGCGAGCGTCGCGGAACAGATGCTCAACGGTCAGCCGCTCACGCAAGCGACGCTGAGCAACGCCGCCGCGGCCGCATTAAGCGAAGCGCGGCCGCAACACGACAATCGTTTCAAGGTGCAACTCGCGCAGCGCGCGATCGTGCGCGCCGTGAACCAGGCCGCCGGCCGCGCGGGAGGTGTCGCATGA